One stretch of Daphnia pulicaria isolate SC F1-1A chromosome 8, SC_F0-13Bv2, whole genome shotgun sequence DNA includes these proteins:
- the LOC124310741 gene encoding secreted RxLR effector protein 161-like: MISLPATRFLGLDLHLRSHKILINQPEFIKKVLNKFNMGSCKPTSIPMDPATRLTASMTPTSEEEIFHMAKVPYREAVGCLLYISITCRPDISYAVSQVAKFCQNPGRAHWSGVKKILAYLSGTTELGIMFEKNETSPISGYTDADYGDDLDNRCSTSGSVFFVYGNLVSWSSKRQKCISQSTTEAEYVAASDACKEAVWLSSLLTELGETEEKSVPMYCDNQSAI, translated from the coding sequence ATGATATCTCTACCAGCTACAAGGTTTCTAGGCTTAGATCTTCACCTAAGAAGTCACAAGATTCTAATTAATCAACCCGAGTTTATCAAGAAAGTGctaaacaaattcaatatgGGATCGTGCAAACCTACTTCTATACCTATGGACCCTGCGACTCGTCTGACGGCTTCGATGACGCCAACATCCGAAGAGGAGATTTTCCATATGGCAAAAGTACCGTACAGAGAGGCGGTCGGATGTCTGCTCTACATCTCAATCACGTGCAGACCAGATATATCGTACGCTGTAAGTCAAGTAGCCAAGTTCTGTCAAAACCCAGGTCGAGCACATTGGAGCGGAGTAAAGAAGATCCTAGCCTACCTCTCCGGAACAACTGAACTCGGAATTATGTTTGAAAAGAATGAAACAAGTCCAATTTCCGGCTACACCGATGCTGATTACGGTGATGATCTCGACAACAGGTGCTCCACATCCGGCTCAGTTTTCTTTGTATACGGGAATCTTGTCTCGTGGAGCAGTAAGAGACAAAAATGTATATCTCAGTCAACTACCGAAGCTGAATACGTAGCGGCCTCAGATGCGTGTAAAGAAGCAGTCTGGCTCTCCAGTCTACTCACAGAGTTAggagaaacagaagaaaaatcagtACCGATGTACTGCGACAATCAAAGTGCAATTTAG